A genomic segment from Pollutimonas thiosulfatoxidans encodes:
- a CDS encoding TRAP transporter large permease codes for MSWQLALSIYGVMLLACLLGGVGIGTSIGLVGILGITLVAGTDLWLSLGDIVWNTTNNFTLVSIPLFVLMGEIILRSGIAGRFYSGVAILLRWLPGGLAQTNIVGCAIFSAIAGSSVATAMTVGSVAIPEMRKRGYADSLTLGTLTGGGSLGILIPPSIPMIVYASMTQVSLLDLFMAGVIPGLTLAGIFMLYVAVRVGFNSELAPRITAQPSNQQLVRAALDSMPVIGLIAAVIGSMYFGIVTPTEAAALGCLFALMLASAYRELTRARLKQALVNAAITSGVVMFITINAQILNFAVVTSGIGQGLAGSMVDMGLSPFMFFVLLLVIYLIVGMFIDGLSIMLLTVPLLYSSFMAMGFDGVWSGVIIVIFIELGALTPPMGLNLFAVQSIASDTSLGKVAWASMPFALIIVAFAFLMYFFPQLALWLPSAMKGA; via the coding sequence ATGAGCTGGCAACTGGCCCTTAGCATCTATGGTGTCATGCTGCTTGCCTGTTTGCTGGGCGGCGTGGGCATCGGGACCAGCATCGGGCTGGTTGGCATCCTGGGCATCACCTTGGTGGCCGGCACCGACCTTTGGCTGTCTCTGGGCGACATCGTCTGGAACACCACTAATAACTTTACGCTGGTGTCCATACCGCTGTTCGTTCTGATGGGCGAAATCATTTTGCGCAGTGGTATCGCCGGGCGTTTCTATTCCGGCGTCGCCATTTTACTCCGCTGGCTGCCGGGTGGCTTGGCCCAAACCAATATCGTCGGCTGCGCCATCTTCTCGGCAATTGCCGGCTCATCCGTCGCTACCGCCATGACGGTAGGGTCCGTCGCGATTCCCGAGATGCGCAAACGCGGCTACGCCGACAGCCTTACCTTGGGAACACTGACGGGTGGCGGCTCTTTGGGAATTCTTATCCCGCCGTCCATACCCATGATCGTCTATGCCTCCATGACGCAAGTATCGCTTCTGGATTTGTTCATGGCGGGCGTCATCCCCGGCCTGACGCTGGCCGGCATTTTTATGCTGTATGTTGCCGTGCGCGTCGGCTTCAACTCCGAATTGGCGCCTCGTATTACAGCGCAGCCCTCAAATCAGCAATTGGTTCGAGCGGCGCTGGACTCGATGCCCGTCATCGGGCTGATCGCGGCCGTCATCGGCAGCATGTACTTCGGCATCGTCACCCCTACCGAGGCTGCCGCGCTAGGCTGTCTTTTTGCGCTGATGCTTGCAAGCGCGTACCGAGAGCTGACACGCGCTCGCCTCAAGCAAGCCCTGGTCAACGCAGCGATCACCAGCGGCGTCGTCATGTTCATTACCATCAACGCGCAAATATTGAACTTCGCCGTCGTCACATCGGGCATCGGCCAGGGCCTGGCCGGCAGCATGGTAGACATGGGCCTGTCGCCCTTCATGTTCTTTGTGCTCTTGCTGGTTATCTACCTGATCGTCGGCATGTTCATCGATGGCCTGTCCATCATGCTACTGACCGTACCGCTTCTGTACTCGTCGTTCATGGCCATGGGCTTCGACGGCGTATGGTCAGGCGTCATTATTGTGATCTTCATAGAGCTGGGAGCATTGACGCCGCCTATGGGCTTGAACCTGTTTGCGGTACAGTCGATTGCCAGCGATACCAGCCTGGGCAAAGTGGCCTGGGCGTCCATGCCATTCGCGTTGATCATCGTGGCCTTCGCCTTCTTGATGTATTTCTTTCCGCAGTTGGCATTGTGGCTTCCCTCGGCCATGAAAGGAGCTTGA
- a CDS encoding SMP-30/gluconolactonase/LRE family protein, with the protein MFAAPPIIPTRVFARLPDDLRRTGKDTEWHHGQPGALPEHSLLEGPAFDRAGTLWCVDIPYGRIFKVSPDGEFSVALEYDGEPNGLAIHQDGRIFIADYAHGIMVFDPSTGKIAPFVTRVRLERLKAVNDLTFSRNGDLYFTDQGLTGLHDPTGRVFRVSADGRIDCLLDNIPSPNGIALDPSGTVLYVAVTRANAVWRVPLMVDGTIAKVANFIQLSGGGGPDGLAVDRSGGLAVAHIGLGIVWLFDRRGVPIGQVQSTVGDHTTNIAYGGPDGRTLYITESESGQILQAQTPEAGMELYSGV; encoded by the coding sequence ATGTTCGCGGCACCGCCCATTATTCCCACCCGCGTCTTCGCCCGGCTACCCGATGACCTGCGCCGAACCGGCAAAGACACCGAGTGGCATCATGGCCAGCCTGGCGCGCTGCCCGAGCACTCCCTACTAGAGGGCCCGGCGTTCGATAGGGCCGGCACACTATGGTGTGTAGATATCCCGTACGGCCGGATCTTCAAAGTGTCGCCTGACGGAGAGTTCTCTGTCGCGCTGGAGTATGACGGAGAACCCAATGGCCTGGCCATTCACCAAGATGGCCGCATCTTTATCGCCGACTACGCGCACGGCATCATGGTGTTCGACCCGAGCACTGGCAAGATCGCGCCCTTCGTCACCCGCGTTCGGCTCGAGCGCCTGAAGGCGGTCAATGACCTGACCTTTTCACGCAATGGCGACCTGTACTTCACCGACCAAGGGCTGACTGGACTGCATGACCCGACGGGACGGGTGTTCCGGGTCAGTGCCGACGGCCGCATAGACTGCCTGCTGGATAATATCCCCAGCCCTAATGGTATTGCCCTGGACCCCAGCGGCACCGTGCTTTATGTAGCCGTAACCCGCGCCAATGCGGTGTGGCGAGTGCCTTTGATGGTAGATGGCACCATCGCCAAAGTGGCCAACTTCATCCAGCTATCCGGCGGTGGCGGGCCTGATGGCCTGGCAGTCGATCGCTCCGGGGGCTTGGCGGTGGCGCATATCGGCCTGGGCATCGTCTGGCTGTTCGATCGCCGCGGCGTGCCTATCGGCCAGGTTCAGTCGACGGTTGGCGATCACACCACGAATATTGCGTACGGCGGCCCGGACGGCAGGACGCTGTACATCACTGAGTCGGAAAGCGGACAGATACTGCAGGCTCAAACCCCCGAGGCGGGGATGGAGCTTTACTCGGGGGTGTAG